The following proteins are encoded in a genomic region of Magnolia sinica isolate HGM2019 chromosome 1, MsV1, whole genome shotgun sequence:
- the LOC131237218 gene encoding uncharacterized protein LOC131237218, which translates to MEKGLISVDRWGEQSQAYFLTHLHADHTKGLSSKWKKGPLFCSPISANIFPAKFPGFKLSLLRILETGSPHSISLISPTSGSKIGVQVTPIDAHHCPGAVMYLFRGDFGCMLYTGDFRWETANDRALLGKSMLLGALGGDEVDFLYIDNTYCNPSFSFPPREVAAQQVIDVIASHPDHDIVIAIDTLGKEDLLLHISRTFRTKIWVWPERLQIMHLLGFSNIFTTKTSLTRIRAVPRYSLTIENLEALNTIHPTIGIMPSGLPSAMKPIHRKDASVGSSPSLQHSSKVSRNGTDGKPISRKSFHSCIYSIPYSDHSCFNEIQEFVKLIKPSNITGIVSSSFCYVNPRHFFGHLCGSNQQSNKPLKKLKRSEITENDRIIQPESILGCDKLNEEKVRDKNTKIAILSIRRRRVSIIRQEGCGAKIAETNGICRSDFDAGIT; encoded by the exons ATGGAGAAAGGTCTGATCTCTGTCGATCGATGGGGCGAACAGAGCCAGGCCTATTTCCTCACTCACCTCCACGCTGACCACACCAAAGGCCTATCTTCCAAATGGAAGAAGGGCCCTCTCTTCTGCTCTCCCATCTCCGCCAATATCTTCCCTGCCAAATTCCCGGGTTTCAAACTCTCCTTGCTTCGGATCCTAGAGACTGGATCTCCGCACTCGATTTCTTTGATCTCTCCGACTTCCGGTTCGAAGATTGGGGTTCAGGTCACGCCGATCGACGCCCATCATTGCCCCG GTGCTGTAATGTACTTGTTTCGTGGGGACTTTGGATGCATGCTTTACACTGGTGATTTTCGTTGGGAAACTGCCAATGACAGGGCACTGCTGGGGAAGAGCATGCTCCTTGGTGCTCTCGGGGGTGATGAAGTAGATTTCCTCTACATAGACAACACTTACTGCAATCCATCATTTTCATTCCCTCCTCGTGAAGTTGCTGCTCAACAG GTTATCGATGTCATTGCTTCTCATCCTGATCATGACATTGTCATCGCCATTGATACGCTTGGGAAAGAAGATCTTTTGCTTCACATTTCTCGCACTTTCAGGACAAAG ATCTGGGTATGGCCAGAACGTTTGCAAATCATGCACCTTCTCGGGTTCAGTAACATCTTCACAACAAAAACCTCTCTTACAAGAATTCGAGCCGTTCCCCGCTACAGTCTCACGATCGAAAATCTCGAGGCACTGAACACCATACACCCTACTATTGGAATCATGCCATCTGGACTGCCATCAGCGATGAAACCCATTCATCGAAAAGATGCTTCTGTTGGATCTTCCCCTTCACTTCAGCATAGCAGCAAAGTTAGTAGAAACGGCACCGATGGAAAGCCAATCTCCCGCAAAAGCTTCCACAGCTGCATCTATTCCATCCCTTACTCCGATCACTCCTGCTTCAATGAAATACAAGAATTTGTTAAGCTCATCAAGCCGTCGAACATAACTGGCATTGTTTCTTCATCATTTTGTTATGTCAACCCTCGGCACTTCTTTGGCCACCTATGCGGATCTAATCAGCAATCGAATAAGCCATTAAAGAAGTTGAAAAGGAGTGAAATAACTGAGAATGACAGAATCATCCAACCTGAATCCATTCTTGGGTGTGATAAACTCAATGAGGAGAAGGTGAGGGATAAGAATACAAAGATTGCTATTCTTAGCATACGGAGAAGAAGGGTAAGCATAATAAGGCAAGAGGGGTGTGGTGCTAAGATCGCTGAAACCAATGGCATCTGTAGATCTGATTTCGATGCCGGAATTACATAA